The nucleotide window GTTTACGTTCCTGTTCCTCTGTGGCCTGGTTGGATTTCACCGCCTCGCTGATCCCCCAGGTGGAAAACACCCCAACGACAAAGGGAACCATGAAGCCCAGGACGAAGCGTGCCACATTAGCCCGAGCCAAGTTATCCGAAATGGGGAGGAAGACGTCAAAGCACACTGACAACTTGTCGTCCTCGTGGTACGAGTCCTCCCATGTGATGGTGCTGGCGTTGAAGGAGAGCACCGAGACCCAAATGGCCGCGCTGACCGCTGCCGCGGTGCTGACTTTCCTCAGGAAAGTGTACTTGAGTGGGTGAACAACTGCCAGGTAGCGGTCAACAGCGATGCAGCAGAGGAGCACGTCGCTGGTGTAGAAGTTAGTGAAGAGGGAATAGACGGATAGCACACAAACGTAGCCCCCGTGCACCCAGACTCCTTTCCACAGGAAGTCCAGCCACAGGGAAAGGCCGATAGTGAATGTCAGGTCGCTCAGGGCCAGATTGAATAGATACACACCGAGGCCGTTCTTCTGTCTGATGTGCTGCCAGGACACGTAAAGGAAGAAAGCGTTGAAAGGGATGGCAGTGATGATGACGGCCAGGtagaaaaacagaaacgacCTCCTCCTGGATAAACTTTCAGGGAAGGAACATTCTGAATTGTTTGTGGCCAGTGTCACGTTTTCCATCGCAGATGTGGCGTTCCTATATGGTGACACcttatgaagaaaaaagaaagggtgtTAAGCGAGTAAAACACAATGATTCAGTTTATCCATCCGATAATACTACTGTTAAAACACCCACAAAGTGTCTTTTGTGGTTTCTTC belongs to Gasterosteus aculeatus chromosome 15, fGasAcu3.hap1.1, whole genome shotgun sequence and includes:
- the gpr65 gene encoding G protein-coupled receptor 65, producing the protein MENVTLATNNSECSFPESLSRRRSFLFFYLAVIITAIPFNAFFLYVSWQHIRQKNGLGVYLFNLALSDLTFTIGLSLWLDFLWKGVWVHGGYVCVLSVYSLFTNFYTSDVLLCCIAVDRYLAVVHPLKYTFLRKVSTAAAVSAAIWVSVLSFNASTITWEDSYHEDDKLSVCFDVFLPISDNLARANVARFVLGFMVPFVVGVFSTWGISEAVKSNQATEEQERKRISKVLTVVLLCLLFFFGPIHVMMLLLTAVDDCRSLAWLFYPYKISTAISSLNCLADPLVYCFITRTGRKNVNQVVLFFQIKMKRRDENAV